From Aspergillus fumigatus Af293 chromosome 3, whole genome shotgun sequence, a single genomic window includes:
- a CDS encoding putative isochorismatase family hydrolase, producing MRFITVLQTIALLAASMTVKAWNQLDKENAAVLIIDYHVGLAQLDRDFNTNDFRNNMLAHAALGNLFDLSVVMTTSSDAGPNGLTIKEVVDLNPNVTIVHRQGEVNAWDNAEFRAAIQATGKKQLIVSGIVTEVYRHRLLGPLAHRRRIRGLANTEASGTFDDKLAADANRRMEKAGVTLMGTFGVVTDLMRDWRNTPGLDQVLPYLDKYQYACGLVARHHAGALENGTLAAVESTLI from the exons ATGCGTTTCATCACAGTCCTTCAGACAATTGCCCTCCTGGCAGCCTCCATGACTGTCAAAGCCTGGAACCAACTGGACAAAGAGAATGCG GCTGTTCTCATCATCGACTACCATGTCGGTCTCGCCCAGCTGGACCGCGATTTCAACACCAACGACTTCCGCAACAACATGCTTGCCCACGCCGCCTTGGGCAACCTGTTTGACCTGTCTGTCGTCATGACCACTTCCTCCGACGCGGGTCCCAATGGACTGACGATCAAGGAAGTCGTGGATTTGAACCCCAATGTGACCATTGTTCATCGCCAGGGCGAGGTCAACGCCTGGGACAATGCCGAGTTCCGCGCGGCCATCCAGGCCACTGGCAAGAAACAATTGATTGTCAGCGGTATTGTCACTGAAGTTT ATAGGCACCGCCTTCTTGGCCCTCTCGCTCATCGACGAAGGATACGAGGTCTCGCCAACACCGAGGCTAGTGGTACCTTTGACGACAAACTGGCGGCCGATGCCAACCGTCGCATGGAGAAGGCTGGCGTCACCCTCATGGGCACATTTGGCGTCGTCACCGACCTGATGCGCGACTGGAGAAACACCCCTGGCCTGGACCAGGTTCTGCCCTACCTGGACAA GTACCAATACGCTTGCGGATTGGTGGCTCGTCACCACGCTGGGGCTCTTGAGAACGGCACTCTGGCTGCTGTCGAGAGCACGCTCATCTAA
- a CDS encoding putative FAD binding monooxygenase, whose translation MIPRTEVLIIGAGPTGLVLALWLTRQNVKVRIIDRQEAKPSTSRALVVHARPLELYRQLGLADDVVANGHKIEATNIWAEGTHRAHVPIGDVGKGLTPYPFIHVYPQDRHERLLEDRLNAMGVTVQRNWKLVDFEEHDEYILAQLKYTSEQPSSTEKTEFCEARYIVGCDGAHSAVRHLCNIAFEGATYPQLFYVTDIEGSGPTMNGEAHVSLNGSEIMLSLAYDTNRRARLAGAVNEEHVTKDISELTLDDILPTTIKKMGLQIDKVNWFTTYRVHHRLAASFRKGRAFLAGDAAHIHSPVGGQGMNTGIGDAINLAWKIAAVVHGKADASLLDSYEPERRAFASTLVKTTDRGFSNLVAKGYVANFIRTWVIPTVLPVLTWFNRVRHRLFQGASQIMLNYRDSALSAGTAGYVQGGDRIPWAPVGDVDNFDSLKEITWQVHVYGDSKRAMADWCRDKGVPLHVFPWDGKYQAVGFGRDAAYLIRPDTYVAVAEPSGLPETFEQYLERNGIRLV comes from the coding sequence ATGATTCCCCGGACCGAAGTTCTCATTATCGGGGCCGGACCCACTGGCCTCGTGCTGGCCCTGTGGCTCACCCGCCAGAACGTCAAAGTGCGCATTATCGACAGGCAAGAAGCCAAACCATCCACTTCTCGGGCGTTGGTGGTCCACGCTCGTCCACTCGAGCTATATCGCCAGCTCGGCCTCGCCGACGACGTGGTCGCCAACGGCCACAAAATCGAAGCTACCAATATCTGGGCTGAAGGCACCCACCGCGCCCATGTACCCATCGGTGATGTCGGCAAGGGGTTGACCCCATACCCGTTTATTCATGTATATCCTCAGGATCGTCACGAGAGGTTACTGGAAGACCGCTTGAACGCGATGGGGGTAACGGTGCAACGGAACTGGAAATTGGTCGACTTTGAGGAGCACGACGAGTACATCTTAGCTCAACTGAAATACACATCCGAGCAGCCAAGTTCAACAGAGAAAACAGAGTTCTGTGAAGCAAGGTACATCGTGGGCTGCGACGGCGCCCACTCCGCCGTCCGTCATCTTTGCAACATTGCCTTCGAAGGTGCAACGTATCCCCAGCTCTTCTATGTAACCGACATCGAGGGCAGCGGGCCAACGATGAACGGCGAGGCGCACGTTTCGCTCAATGGATCCGAAATCATGCTATCTCTCGCATACGACACAAACCGACGAGCCCGTCTCGCGGGCGCCGTGAACGAAGAACACGTAACCAAAGACATTTCCGAACTGACGCTCGACGACATCCTGCCCACCACGATCAAGAAAATGGGACTGCAAATCGACAAAGTGAACTGGTTCACCACCTACCGCGTGCACCATCGCCTCGCAGCCAGCTTCCGCAAGGGCCGCGCGTTCCTCGCAGGCGACGCAGCGCACATCCACAGTCCCGTCGGCGGACAGGGCATGAACACAGGCATCGGCGACGCCATCAACCTCGCCTGGAAGATCGCAGCGGTCGTGCACGGAAAGGCCGATGCGTCGCTGCTGGACAGCTACGAGCCCGAGCGCCGTGCGTTTGCGAGTACCCTCGTCAAAACTACCGACCGGGGCTTCAGCAACCTCGTTGCCAAAGGATACGTAGCGAACTTCATCCGGACTTGGGTCATACCCACCGTCCTGCCCGTCTTGACCTGGTTTAACAGAGTTAGGCACCGTCTGTTTCAAGGCGCGTCGCAAATCATGTTGAACTATCGCGACAGCGCTCTGTCTGCGGGTACGGCGGGCTATGTACAAGGCGGCGATCGGATCCCGTGGGCGCCTGTAGGGGACGTGGATAACTTTGACAGCCTGAAGGAAATTACATGGCAGGTCCATGTGTATGGGGATTCGAAGCGGGCGATGGCGGATTGGTGTCGCGACAAGGGTGTGCCTCTGCATGTCTTCCCCTGGGATGGGAAGTATCAAGCGGTTGGATTTGGGAGAGACGCAGCCTACCTCATCCGACCTGACACATACGTAGCTGTTGCAGAACCGTCAGGGCTTCCAGAGACGTTTGAGCAGTACTTGGAGAGGAACGGAATTCGTTTGGTCTGA